GGCATATGGTACTATCAACTATCAAAataagaaatacaatactatagGGTTTCAttgaacattatttttaggAGTAGGAGCGAGATTCAAAGATTGTTTAGCCATCACAAATTTAAGAGGAATGCTAcagacataatattttttacaagtATTGAGTTGGCAAACTCAAGTTATTATTGATTCTCATGTTGGCCTATTATTTGAGTATTTAACCATTTCAATGCCTCTTGTTCCAGCCTATGTGGAATTGCTTGATCTTTCTAATCTTGGTACTGTCCCAATTCATGGTCATAATATTATGACTTCCAGCAACCACATTTTCTAGATCAtgtaaactctttagtttttaaCTAATGATGATGTTGTATCAAATTAGTATGTCATGTGGTTTCAAGAGAGGTTGCTATCTTTTACTCGATTGAAAGTAGAAAAATAAgaacattttattaaaaaaaacaattcacatgtttatatttgaaaattgaatgtTTCAATTGTTGCAGATCATAAAATTTTTGCTCAACCGCACAAAGATAGAAGTAAATGCCCAAAATGCAAATGGCTTCACTGCATTAGACACCATATTCCACGGGCCAAGAGATATAAGAGATATGGAAATTAAGGAGTCCTTAAGAAGGGCTGGAGCTTCAAGGATCAATGAGACACCATCAAGTACCTATGATCCTAATATAGTTGAAGTTTCCCCCTTAACACAACCACTAGCCTCGCAAGAAAATGGTGCCAAACAACCAGTTAAGAAGCATAAAAACATCGATTGGTTGGGTAGGAAAAGAAGCGCATTAATGGTTGTGGCATCACTACTTGCAACAGTGGCCTTTCAAGCATCAATATCCCCACCTGGTGGTGTTTGGCAAGATGACTATTTAGTCAATTCTGATGGCAACCCTGTGGAAAAGCCACATAATGTGGGCAAGGCAGTGATGGCTTATTTCACTGGAGATGGTTATGAGCAATTTATGGTTTATAACACCATAGCTTTCCTTGCATCATTGAGCATAATATTGCTGCTTGTTAGTGGATTGCCTATAAAGCGACGCAGATGGATGTGGATTCAGATGGTGACTATGTGGATTGCTATCACTGCACTAACTAGTACATATTTTCTTGGATTGATACACATGACACCAGACCCTGTCAAGGGGACTCTTTATCAAGTGATGAAAGTTTCTGTACTCGTGTGGCTGGCATTGATGGGGTTGGTGTTTATTGGTAACGTCATTCGGATGATCTTATGGTTTCTTAGAAAGTTTGGATACATTAAGGAGAAAGTGGAAGAGGCTTCAATTTATATTGACGATGATGAGAATGATGAACTTTGATAAGGAGATGATAATAATACAGATTGAAGCATAGTTAATATTGTTGTAAAGGTGgcattttatgttttcaattaAGGAAATTTTCATGCTATTTGTTATGAAGAACCCTGTCAGAAAATAGTGTTGAACCCTCCAAATCAATATTAGCATTGCCAACACCAATTGGAGTATTTCCTTTGATGTAGATTTTCATgtgcataatatatatatataccaaaagaGCTCAATAGAAAACCATTGATCAAATTTCAGCTAGCTAGCTCTCCAGTTAAAGAacagaagagaaagagaatggacCTAAGGGTAATGGGATTGGACCCAGCGGTGATAGACACCCTGCATGAGCCACTTGACTTCTCGGACCAGTCCGACAAGTCCCAGCACGCCCCATCGCGCGCCTATATCAGAGATGCGAAGGCCATGGCACCATTCATCAAATATATCACTAGTACTTTACTAGTAAATTGTTAACCTTGGTGGGCCTTGCATATGCAGCCAAACCGATTGTGCTCTTTTAGGAAAGAGCATGCGTGCTACTGAATTTGCTTATTAGATAGATAGAGCACTCacataaaaatgcaaaattttacaCAACATACTATAACATAGACTCGCAATAGTGCTTGCAAACTTTTGCATATATACAAACTTGCTACAATTACTGTATATGCACAGCACCGTTATTGTagcttttttataatattttaatattatcttatatattatattaagttATGAACATctatttcactctttttttctctctctcttctatcaTGAGCAACACTTCTTTAGTCTTTTCCCTGTGTTTATTCCTGAACTCAAgactcattttctcttttcgTTCGGCCTGTCTTAGCTTTTGCTCTTGCTCATTCTCTTGACCATGGGAAAAAATGTGATAAGTAATGGTAGTTTGATGGTTAGAAACAGCGATCCGTCGGTGGTCACAAAAGTCACTATTCTAGTGGTTTGGCCACCAGTACTGGCAGTATGATAGGCAGCAATACCAATCCAGCGACATTTGTCGGAGTCACTATTTCAACAATCCACCCACCAGTGATGGCGGTACAATGGTGGGAGACACCAATTTGCTGGCAATCACCAGAGCCACTATTTTGGTTGTATAGTGGGTGGTGAGACCAATCCAGCAACGTTCGTCGAAGCCATTATTTCGGCAGTTCGACCATCGGACCTCCAGCATAGGTGGCTCCACTGGCCAAGCCACCAATGTTAGTAGTTTCCTTAAAATATAtgcttaaattaaaaaagtatgacCATTagagaaaacaataaaaaattaaggaataatgaatattttattgaaatatcttctaaaataaataaatttatgtgggTGTTTAGGAAAAGCggttatgtaaaaaaaaaaaagtaggttcttatgctaaaatagatgaaaatattttacatggaCCAATGCAATTGCTCTTAATTTAGATTAGTAATAATAAACCTCCATCACAAAATTTCGAATAGGGAATTAACTGCCAAGTTGGATTTGCTAGTAACTAGAAGATAATTATCGAACTTGACTTGTTGcttgtataatatattttttccctaACAACTAAGAAGTCAGGCTTGGCGAGTATCACTTTCACTTCATAGTTTTTACTTTTGTATTTAGGGCTCgtatatattatatgtgtgggtgcattttttattttaattttataaaatttgattattttgcaagtaaaagaaattaactcgtgacatttttatttttatttttatttttggaattaaaCTCGTGGCATGTTGACTAGAGTGGATTAACATTAGTTAACATATAAAGGGTAAGCATAAAGTAGAAAAATTATGTAagacatttttatttaaaacgtTAATGGCAGCCGTATAGTTAAAATTAGGAAGtttgtttcttttgaaatttcttttaaaaaaaaaaaaaaaattgggagtaATTTTAATGACTCAAAGCCAATGAAATAAAGACAGTAGTCTGTCTCCTCTCctacatatattatattaatcacAGAAGTTTCCACAAAGTTCTGGACCGGTGTAGGGCCTAGCTACGGTAAATGCGAACCTCCTGGAAGCTACCAGCTATGCTAATGCTATACCCATCTAGAACTTTCCCTCcattcctctttttcttcttcttcttcttcacctatAAAAATGCCATCACACCCACCTCCTCTCTCAAACCAAATTCAATTATCTAGCTCCGAAACACATTTTagcatccttttctttttcaatcaaaaaaatgGATTTGAGAATCATGGGTTTGGAATCATCCCCACTGTTGTCAACCCTGCAGCAGATGATGGAGCTGAGCGACGACAAGTCTTCTTCGGCATCCCTGAACGGCCCAAGTCGCACGTACGTCCGCGACGCGAAGGCGATGGCGGCCACACCGGCAGACGTGAAGGAGTACCCCAACTCGTACGTGTTCGTGGTGGACATGCCTGGGTTGAAGTCTGGGGACATTAAGGTGCAGGTGGAAGACGACAATGTGCTTTTGATAAGTGGCGAGAGGAAGAGggaggaagagaaagaagggACCAAGTACTTGAGGATGGAGAGGAGGATCGGCAAGCTCATGAGGAAGTTTGTGCTCCCTGACAATGCCAACACTGATGCTATCTCTGCGGTCTGCCAGGATGGTGTGCTCACTGTTACTGTCAACAAGTTGCCACCTCCAGAACCCAAGAAGCCCAAGACTATCGAGGTCAAGATTGCTTAATTACCATAATGGGACTTCTCTTTGTCCGtctatcatatcatatcattagGGAATAAATCAATCCagtctttgtttgtttgcttgcttttgTTTAGGTGTACGTGTGTGTTTTGTTGTTATGCTTGTATTTGTGCTTCCATTATGTTGTtaggaatgaatgaatgaatgaagcgTATATGCTgtgttatcttcttcttttcttttggctgAAATATGTTATGTTATATCTTCTTGTAATGAGAATTGGTTAGGTAGGAAAAGAAGCGCATTAATGGTTGTGGCATCACTACTTGCAACTGTGGCCTTTCAAGCATCAATATCCCCACCTGGTGGTGTTTGGCAAGATGACTATTTAATGGATTCTGATGGCAAACCTGTGGAAAAGCCACATAATGTGGGCAAGGCAGTGATGGCTTATTTCATCGGAGATGGTTATGAGCAATTTACGGTTTATAACACCATAGCTTTCCTTGCATCATTGAGCATAATATTACTGCTTATTAGTGGATTGATGTGGATTCAGATGGTGACTATGTGGATTGCAATCACTGCACTAACACCAATTGGGAGAATGATGAACTTTGATAAGGAGATGATAATTCAGATCGAAGCCTAGTTAATATTGTTGTAAAGGAGgcattttatgttttcaattaAGGAAATTTTCTTGCTATTTGTTATGAAGAACCCTGTCAGAAAATAGTGTTGAACCCTCCAAATCAATATTAGCATTGCCAACACCAATTGGGAGTATTTCCTTTGATGTAGATTTTCatgtgcatatatataaaaagccaTGCACCCTTTAGCCTCAAAACACCACAACCATTAAGGATTGCACAATTGATTGTCGAACAAGCTTCCTCCAAGGGCCGAGGTGATCCGGATTGTGTAGTGCTAGCTACTAGAGTTGTCCTTCCTTTCTCATATGAAACAT
This genomic stretch from Castanea sativa cultivar Marrone di Chiusa Pesio chromosome 1, ASM4071231v1 harbors:
- the LOC142621507 gene encoding uncharacterized protein LOC142621507 is translated as MKLVNLLDDEIEVEKKQRVKAIHNSLQEAAINGSAPSLLQILQQHPQILNTLSHSHSDTPLHLASLLGHSAFAKLLLNHNPDLTSHLNQQGSSPLHLAAAKGYVDIVKDLLLLNPDMCLVWDRQGRTPLHLAAIKGRIGVLAELVRVKPEATRVFTSAGDSGLHLCVKFNRPLEALKVFVECVGGDDEFVNWRDSHGNTVLHLAVTNKQLQIIKFLLNRTKIEVNAQNANGFTALDTIFHGPRDIRDMEIKESLRRAGASRINETPSSTYDPNIVEVSPLTQPLASQENGAKQPVKKHKNIDWLGRKRSALMVVASLLATVAFQASISPPGGVWQDDYLVNSDGNPVEKPHNVGKAVMAYFTGDGYEQFMVYNTIAFLASLSIILLLVSGLPIKRRRWMWIQMVTMWIAITALTSTYFLGLIHMTPDPVKGTLYQVMKVSVLVWLALMGLVFIGNVIRMILWFLRKFGYIKEKVEEASIYIDDDENDEL
- the LOC142621510 gene encoding 17.3 kDa class II heat shock protein-like, with amino-acid sequence MDLRIMGLESSPLLSTLQQMMELSDDKSSSASLNGPSRTYVRDAKAMAATPADVKEYPNSYVFVVDMPGLKSGDIKVQVEDDNVLLISGERKREEEKEGTKYLRMERRIGKLMRKFVLPDNANTDAISAVCQDGVLTVTVNKLPPPEPKKPKTIEVKIA